A region from the Salminus brasiliensis chromosome 22, fSalBra1.hap2, whole genome shotgun sequence genome encodes:
- the pgp gene encoding glycerol-3-phosphate phosphatase, producing the protein MAVSKCSRLSGALVRQLLESVDSVLFDCDGVIWRGDQAIPGAPEVINSLKKSGKKVFFITNNSTKTRRMYADKLARLGFDASEEEVFGTAYCSAVYLQTVCRLSGKVYLIGSHAMRQELEALGIQQVGVGPDPVSGAQSEWANVPLDPEVKAVLVGFDEHFSYMKLNRALQYLCDPGCQFVGTNTDTRLPLEGGKAVPGTGCLLRAVETAAQRQAQVVGKPSSFMFECVANQFGLDPSKCLMVGDRLDTDIMLGSNCGLKTLLTLTGVSTVADAEAHQRSGSPERQKMVPDYYVDSIAEILPALQG; encoded by the exons ATGGCTGTGTCCAAGTGTAGCCGGCTGAGCGGCGCCCTGGTCAGGCAGCTGCTCGAGTCCGTGGACAGCGTGCTCTTCGACTGCGATGGTGTGATCTGGAGAGGGGACCAGGCCATCCCCGGAGCCCCCGAGGTCATCAACTCGCTGAAGAAAAGCGGCAAGAAGGTGTTCTTCATCACCAACAACAGCACCAAGACGCGCAGGATGTACGCGGACAAGCTGGCCAGGCTGGGCTTCGACGCCAGCGAGGAGGAGGTGTTCGGCACGGCCTACTGCTCGGCCGTCTACCTCCAGACCGTGTGCCGCCTCAGCGGCAAGGTCTACCTGATCGGCAGCCACGCCATGAGGCAGGAGCTGGAGGCGCTGGGCATCCAGCAGGTCGGTGTGGGTCCGGACCCGGTGTCCGGAGCTCAGAGCGAGTGGGCCAACGTCCCGCTGGACCCGGAGGTCAAAGCCGTGCTGGTGGGCTTCGACGAGCACTTCAGCTACATGAAGCTGAACAGGGCGCTGCAGTACCTCTGCGATCCGGGGTGCCAGTTTGTGGGCACCAACACGGACACTAGGCTGCCCCTGGAAGGGGGTAAAGCAGTGCCAG GAACCGGCTGCCTGCTGAGGGCCGTGGAGACGGCGGCGCAGCGTCAGGCCCAGGTGGTCGGGAAACCCAGCAGCTTCATGTTCGAATGCGTGGCCAACCAGTTTGGCTTGGACCCCAGCAAGTGTCTCATGGTTGGGGACAGACTGGACACGGACATAATGTTGGGCTCCAACTGCGGCCTGAAAACCCTGCTGACCCTGACCGGCGTGTCAACGGTGGCCGATGCAGAAGCTCACCAGAGGAGCGGCAGTCCGGAGCGCCAAAAAATGGTGCCTGACTATTATGTTGACAGCATAGCAGAGATTTTACCAGCCTTACAAGGATAA
- the neurl2 gene encoding neuralized-like protein 2 produces MAAVLGQFMQFHPVHGTNVQLDLSRTKATRVESFANGICFSKHPLSPGEIFLVEIEDKELGWCGHLRIGLTARDPQTLEIVPEYSLPDLVDQGESWVFAITRNHNKVIEDEVQGEAGQAADGRNEESNRPKSFFTDTHLYIENISIPKEKLVGRSRPGRFSHILDDLYKTNALPPTARRSRIGVVYVQKGQGFADMHIVINGEDMGASAKGIPTNQPLYAVVDVFAATKCVRIVQVEYGFSSLQTLCRKTIQKHIVHRMALDWLELPEILKNYCKFE; encoded by the exons ATGGCTGCGGTTTTGGGCCAGTTCATGCAGTTCCACCCAGTTCATGGAACCAATGTGCAACTGGACCTTTCTAGAACCAAGGCCACTCGAGTGGAAAGCTTTGCCAATGGAATCTGCTTCAGTAAGCATCCGCTGAGCCCTGGAGAGATCTTCCTGGTGGAGATTGAGGACAAGGAACTGGGCTGGTGTGGCCACCTCAGGATCGGCCTGACCGCACGTGACCCTCAAACTCTGGAGATTGTTCCTGAGTACTCCCTGCCTGACCTAGTGGACCAGGGAGAAAGCTGGGTGTTCGCTATCACCAGGAACCACAATAAGGTCATTGAAGACGAGGTTCAAGGAGAAGCAGGGCAGGCAGCAGATGGGAGAAATGAGGAAAGCAACAGACCTAAAAGTTTCTTCACAGACACCCATCTGTATATAGAGAACATAAGCATACCCAAGGAAAAGCTGGTGGGACGGAGTCGACCCGGGCGGTTTAGTCACATCCTGGATGATCTGTACAAGACCAATGCTTTGCCTCCGACCGCACGACGCAGTCGCATTGGAGTAGTCTACGTGCAGAAAGGGCAAGGCTTTGCTGATATGCATATTGTCATCAATGGTGAAGACATGGGTGCCTCTGCTAAAGGAATCCCCACCAATCAGCCTCTCTACGCTGTGGTAGATGTATTTGCTGCCACTAAATGTGTCAGAATTGTCCAGGTGGAATATGGCT TTTCCTCGCTGCAGACACTCTGCCGAAAGACTATTCAGAAGCATATTGTCCACAGAATGGCTCTGGACTGGTTGGAGCTTCCAGAAATCCTAAAGAACTACTGTAAATTTGAGTAA
- the mlst8 gene encoding target of rapamycin complex subunit lst8: MNVNQGTVGSDPVILATAGYDHTVRFWQAHSGICTRTVQHQDSQVNSLEVTPDRSMIAAAGYQHIRMYDLNSNNPNPVINYDGVSKNITSVGFHEDGRWMYTGGEDCMARIWDLRSRNLQCQRIFQVNAPINCVCLHPNQAELFVGDQSGVIHIWDLKTDHNEQLIPEPEVSVNSVHIDPDASYMAAVNSSGNCYVWNLAGGIGDEVTQLIPKTKIPAHKRYSLRCKFSPDSTLLATCSADQTCKIWRTSNFSLMTELSIKSNNPGETSRGWMWDCAFSGDSQYIVTASSDNLARLWCVETGEIKREYSGHQKAVVCLAFNDSVLG; this comes from the exons ATGAATGTAAACCAAGGCACGGTCGGGAGTGATCCGGTGATCCTTGCCACCGCTGGATATGATCACACGGTCCGGTTCTGGCAGGCCCACAGCGGGATCTGCACCAGGACCGTCCAGCATCAGGACTCC CAGGTGAATTCACTAGAGGTAACACCAGACAGGAGCATGATTGCAGCAGCTG GGTATCAGCACATACGCATGTATGATCTAAATTCTAACAATCCAAACCCAGTAATTAATTATGATGGTGTTAGCAAAAACATTACATCGGTCGGCTTTCACGAGGACGGGAGATGGATGTACACTGGCGGAGAGGACTGCATGGCACGTATTTGGGATCTCAG GTCAAGAAATCTCCAGTGTCAAAGGATCTTCCAGGTCAATGCACCTATTAACTGCGTGTGTCTGCATCCCAACCAA GCTGAATTGTTTGTTGGGGACCAAAGTGGTGTGATCCACATCTGGGATCTTAAAACGGACCACAACGAGCAGCTCATCCCAGAGCCGGAGGTGTCTGTCAACTCCGTGCACATAGATCCTGATGCTAGCTACATGGCTGCTGTCAATAGTTCA GGCAACTGCTACGTGTGGAATTTGGCAGGAGGAATTGGTGACGAGGTGACTCAGCTTATTCCCAAGACCAAAATCCCTGCTCACAAGCGTTATTCTTTGCGCTGTAAATTTAGTCCTGACTCCAC ATTGCTGGCCACCTGCTCTGCTGATCAGACTTGTAAGATCTGGAGGACCTCCAACTTCTCGCTGATGACGGAGCTGAGCATTAAAAGCAACAACCCTGGAGAGACGTCTCGTGGCTGGATGTGGGACTGTGCCTTCTCTGGAGACTCGCAGTACATTGTCACAG CCTCTTCCGATAACCTGGCACGTCTGTGGTGTGTGGAGACGGGGGAGATCAAGCGGGAGTACAGCGGCCATCAGaaggctgtggtgtgtttggccTTCAATGACAGTGTGCTCGGTTGA
- the bricd5 gene encoding BRICHOS domain-containing protein 5 yields the protein MVRCWKRSETSLEDPQCMHCGPIGSSRFPHKVLWGSLTATLLIIIIALVVTGKLALQPDTQSSLQVVRTTVPDRPASLINQSALVDKNNNIVTYYVTSQTNHTSTVLFDMKHGLICYKPDDQETCFLRQMETSDYENMYVLLNETQQQVSQVWLVGNETQTEFLGVLAGSRVEASTLQEPLQDLCQQGPVYWTRRADGPKERLIYFCIDICFPSNICVSVCFYYLPE from the exons ATGGTGAGGTGCTGGAAACGCTCAGAAACCAGTCTGGAGGACCCGCAATGCATG CATTGTGGCCCCATAGGCTCCTCCAGGTTTCCTCACAAGGTGCTCTGGGGCAGCCTCACTGCTACTCTGCTCATCATTATCATTGCCCTTGTCGTCACTGGGAAGTTAGCTCTGCAGCCAGACACCCAG TCTTCGTTGCAGGTTGTCCGAACCACAGTTCCTGACCGTCCGGCCTCCCTGATCAATCAGTCTGCGTTAGtggacaaaaacaacaacatagtgACGTATTATGTGACTTCTCAGACCAACCACACCTCGACAGTACTCTTTGACATGAAACAT GGGTTGATATGCTACAAGCCTGACGACCAGGAGACCTGCTTTCTTCGCCAAATGGAGACGTCCGACTATGAAAACATGTACGTCCTTCTCAATGAGACACAGCAACAG GTGAGTCAGGTCTGGCTGGTGGGAAACGAGACTCAAACTGAGTTTCTGGGCGTTCTGGCTGGTAGTCGTGTGGAAGCCTCAACACTCCAGGAGCCGCTGCAGGACCTCTGTCAGCAGGGACCTGTGTACTGGACCAGGAGAGCTGATG GTCCCAAAGAGAGACTGATTTACTTCTGCATCGACATCTGCTTCCCCAGCAacatctgtgtgtctgtgtgtttctacTACCTGCCAGAATGA
- the msrb1b gene encoding methionine-R-sulfoxide reductase B1b codes for MSFCSFFGKEVYKDHFKPGIYACSQCGHPLFSSRSKYDHSSPWPAFTETIREDSVTKMMETLTAYKVLCGKCGNGLGHEFLNDGPEEGLSRFUIFSHSLKFVPKDKVDKQ; via the exons ATGTCTTTTTGTTCGTTTTTCGGGAAGGAGGTGTATAAAGACCACTTTAAACCGG GAATATACGCTTGCTCCCAGTGTGGACATCCACTGTTTTCAAGCAGGTCCAAATATGACCATTCCTCTCCCTGGCCTGCCTTCACTGAGACCATCCGTGAAGACAGTGTAACCAAAATGATGGAAACTCTCACAGCCTATAAG GTTCTGTGTGGCAAGTGTGGCAACGGACTAGGTCATGAGTTTCTGAATGACGGCCCAGAGGAAGGATTATCACGCTTCTGAATTTTCAGCCACTCACTGAAGTTTGTCCCAAAAG ATAAAGTTGACAAACAATAA
- the meiob gene encoding meiosis-specific with OB domain-containing protein: protein MACVRLPNCVPISDLSPSTSHPNVLGIIIAKTDTRGFPDRRNVGSERFTFSFTIKDSPDHSINVSSWGKEDYVQGLCSRIRIGDCVVIENPLVVTKDPEKEDRFCPSTLSFYRLLVTETHSVIRMCSDLEAETKLLSLFHIPVKDSRDFYSLGDITANGQSLNGNFINILAAVRSVGEQKFFTTSAGRNGQRLEIKLFDETLASFPLVCWDRETIQLMQALTPRETVLFIADARISFDGFRNSMVATATSKTIITINPDTTEANQLFNYAREISESGGLDEQESDNVPLESISDVLTVQQIKTKAQESSDVFHGVIYAFITTLGLDSSISRVICSRCTKCKFQVSEEVGACGNVACPSQGRSLEVSVDFNLLVDISDHTGTLKACTLMGTAAEKTLGCTSEEFLCHTELQRMAMKWRFLLERCKIYLKVFPLKKNGIRANILSCTLADPVEVKQSMSALII from the exons ATGGCGTGTGTTCGTCTACCGAACTGTGTTCCCATATCTGATTTGAGCCCCAGTACCTCACACCCG AATGTGCTTGGAATTATCATTGCAAAGACTGATACGAGAGGATTTCCTGACCGAAGAA ATGTTGGGTCTGAACGATTCACTTTCAGCTTCACTATTAAAGACTCCCCAGACCATTCCATTAATGTGTCTTCATGGGGCAAAGAGGACTATGTTCAAGGACTCTGCAGCCGGATCAGAATTGGAGATTGTG TTGTCATTGAAAATCCGCTTGTTGTCACCAAAGATCCTGAGAAAGAAGACAGATTCTGTCCTTCAACCTTGAG TTTCTACAGGTTGCTGGTGACAGAAACCCATTCAGTCATAAGGATGTGTTCAGATTTAGAAGCAGAGACCAAGCTTCTGTCTCTTTTCCACATACCAGTGAAGGACTCAAGGGACTTCTACTCACTGGGAGACATTACTGCAAATGGGCAAAGCCTAAATGGGAATTTCATTAACATTCTCGCTGCTGTGCGATCG GTTGGAGAGCAGAAGTTCTTCACTACTTCAGCTGGACGAAATGGGCAGAGACTCGAGATTAAGCTGTTTGATGAAACTTTGGCGTCCTTCCCTCTCGTATG CTGGGATCGAGAGACAATTCAGCTAATGCAGGCACTGACACCACGAGAGACAG TGCTCTTCATTGCGGACGCTCGCATCAGCTTTGATGGATTTCGCAACAGCATGGTGGCAACAGCCACCTCAAAAACAATCATCACCATCAATCCTG ataCGACTGAAGCCAACCAGCTGTTTAATTACGCAAGAGAAATATCTGAAAGTGGAGGACTAGATGAGCAAGAGAGTGATAATGTTCCTT TGGAATCTATTAGTGATGTACTGACAGTGCAACAAATTAAAACCAAAGCTCAAGAAAGTTCTGATGTCTTCCATGGGGTGATCTATGCATTCATTACAACTCTAGGACTAGATTCCTCCATTTCCAGAGTCATTTGCAGCAGGTG CACCAAATGCAAGTTCCAAGTCAGTGAGGAAGTTGGGGCCTGCGGCAATGTGGCCTGTCCTAGTCAAGGGCGATCACTGGAAGTCTCTGTAGACTTCAATCTGCTGGTGGATATCAGCGATCACACTGGAACGCTGAAGGCCTGCACTCTGATGGGCACAGCTGCTGAGAAAACGCTGGGATGCACT tcAGAGGAGTTTTTGTGTCACACCGAGCTTCAGCGGATGGCCATGAAGTGGAGGTTTCTACTGGAGAGATGCAAAATTTATCTGAAG GTTTTTCCATTGAAAAAAAACGGCATAAGGGCAAATATCCTCTCCTGTACCCTTGCTGATCCAGTGGAAGTGAAGCAAAGCATGTCAGCCCTGATCATCTGA